The Amycolatopsis sp. NBC_01480 genome segment ACCAGCGAGACGATCAGGCGCGACCTGACCATCCTCGAGCGCCACGGGGTGCTCCGGCGGGTGCACGGCGGCGCGATCCCGGTGGAGCGGCTGGGTTTCGAACCCGCGGTCGCGGCACGCGAGTCCGTGATGATCGAGGAGAAGACTCGGATCGCGAAGGCCGCGCTCCGGGAGCTCCCGGACGAGGGCACGATCCTGCTCGACGCGGGTACCACCACCGCGAAGCTCGCGGACGAGCTGCCGAACGACCGTGAGCTGACCGTCGTGACCCACTCGGTCAACATCGCGCTCACGCTCACCGCGCGCCCGAACCTCACCGTGATGCTGGTGGGCGGGCGGCTGCGCAGCCGGACGCTGGCCACCGTCGACGCCTGGGCGCTGCACGCGCTGAGCGACACCTTCGTCGAAGTGGCTTTCATCGCGACCAACGGCGTTTCGCCGGAGCGCGGGCTGACCACCCCGGACGCCGCGGAGGCGATGATCAAGCGGGCGGCGATCGCGAGCAGCCGGCGCTGCGTCCTGCTCGCCGACCACACCAAGGTCGGCACCGATCACTTCACCCGGTTCGCCGAGCTGAAGGACATCGACACCTTCATCACCGACGCCGGCCTCGACGAGCGGATGGCGGCCGAACTCGGCGAAGCGGGCCCGCGCATCGTCACAGTCTGAGGCGTGGCAAGGAAAACTCCCCCGGTCCCGGCGCATGCGGAAAGCCAGGGCGGGCACCCTGGCTTCTCCGGCACGGTTCTGGAGCACAAGACCTCCGAGGGGCAACTACTGTTACTTCACGTAGTCGGGCAGCACGCGCGGCGGCCAGGAGCCGACCCCGAAGATCCCCATCGAATAAGCCTTGGACACCAAGGCCGGGCGGTTCGACACCTTCAGCTTCCGCAGCAGGGTGCTGACGTGGTACTCGACCCCGCCCCGGCTCAGGTACAGCATCGCCGCGAGCTGCACGGTCGACACCCCCGAGGCGACCCCCTCGAGGATGCGCGCGTCCATGGCGGTGAGCAGCTTCTTGCGGCCGGTCAGCACCTGCGGCTCGCGCTCGTACTTCTCCGGGCGGACCATCACCATGATGCTTTCGACCTGCCCGTTCTCCCCGTGCACGGCGATCCCGGTCAGCTCACCGGCGAACGCCGGCTCGCCCGGGCGCACGGCGACCATCCGCTCGGCGAACCGCACCCGCCGCCCCTCGGTCAGCCGCGCGAACTGCTGCTCGACCTTCTCCCGCACGCTGGGGTGCAGCAGGTCGTAGAAGCTCTGGCCGCACACCTCCGTGGCCGAGCGGCCGAACTGGCGGAAGAAGTCGACGTTCGCCTCGACGACCCGGACCCGGGCGTCGAGGCTCGCCAGGCACATCCCCGACCGGTCGAAGAACGGGCGGAACACGTCGACAGAACTTACGGGCCGGGTCTCCGAAATCGCGCGGCTCGTCCGGGGAACCAAGCTGGCTGCGGCGTCCGTACTCATCGATGACCATTCCTCTCTCCACTGAACTGAAGATCCTGTTGTGCTGGGAAGAACTCACCCCATGTCGTTCTTTTCACACTATGGGCGCGCCCGCCAAAACAAGTCAACAAGAAACCAAGAACAAAGCCAAACACTGTGGTTGTGCGCCCCCATGGTTCGGATGCGGGGGGCGGGGTTCGGTGCGGTTCGGTACCCCGAAGATCGCCGGCGTTCGGCCGGATCCAAGGCCCTGACCAGGTTTTATGGCGCAAAGGGCGACGATCTTGCCCGGACGTACCGATGACCGTGAACTGGACGGCGGGCGTTCACCCGCCGGAAAGACAGCGTTCCAACCGCGCGATTTAATCAACAGTGTGGTGTTGATCGAGCGCACGAGGAAAAGCATCGAGCGGACTTGATGCACATTTAACGTTCGCCATTCCGGGGCACTTCACCGGAAGGCCGCGCGCGGAATTTGGCGACAGCCAGTGACGCGGTTCAGCAAAAGGCACCAAAACGTTCAAGGTGAGCAAAGCGGAAACCGGCTCGAGCCGAATGCGGCGAGAACACCGGCCAAACGATGCGCACGGTGACCTGCCCTCACGTGCGCATCCTCCGGACTCGCCCAGGCGGGCCGAAGGCCCTGACCTCCCGGTTCGCTCCCCTTCCGCTTCGCCGCGCCGACCCGAGCTGCCCGCTGCGCTGAGCACTCGATCGGCTCCCTTACGTCACCCTCTCGAGGACAGTAGTGGCCTTGATGTTGGTTCGCAAGCCCTGTGCATGGTTTTACCTTCGTTTAATCCCGTACTGACCAGAAGCCTCCCCTGACACCCCGCCTGACCAGCACGTACCCAAGCCCTCGGCCGGGCCGGCCGACGCCCGGACCTAGCGGGGATAACCGGCATTTGGGATACGGGGGACATCTAGCACAGGGTGACCAGCAGATGTGGAATCTTATTCGCGTTTGACCGCAACACTTCCGCTACGCAAGTAAACGCAGGCCGATGATCCGGACGAACAGGCATAAACCGACATCAAGTGAGTTGCAAACCAACATTGCCCTCATTACAGTGAGGTCCGCACCGCTCGCTCGAACGGGTTACCCATCACCCGCCGCACCCCGCCTGGGAGACGCCGGAAGGGACGTGATCATCTCGGCTCCGCCGATCAGGTCCGGGACAACCGAAACACCGTTGCGCCACCCGGCCGCCCAGCTGCCGGTGACGCCCCGGCCGGTTTTTTCCCACCCGGCGCCGCCTTCACGGACAACGAGGTCCGGCCCCACAGTGGTCCCCACCCGGTCAGCGCCACTGAGCGGACTTCCCCACCCAGCACCGTTTTCCCCGCTCGCGCACCCAGACGCGCCAGCGAGCCAGCCCAGGTCAGTGTAGGTCCGAGACAGGACGGGAGGCGATCATGTCCGAGCCGGCGGTTTCCGATCGCCCTCCGGCAAGAGTGGTGCGCGCGACCGTGAACCTGTCCCCCGCGCTCCTGCCGAACGGCGGCGCGAGCGCCCCCGCCGAGGCCTTGGTGGAGCGCGCGGGCGAAGAGCAGATCTTCCGCTATGCGTTGGCAGCACTGGATTCCGGGCAGTCCTCGGTGTTCACCCTCACCGGGCGCCCGGGCACCGGCCGCAGCGCGCTGCTCCGCCGAACCGTCGCACTGGCGAGGGCCGCCGGTATCCGCTCCCTTCACGTCCGATGCTCGCGCGCCGACGCGGAACTCCCCCACAGCCTCATCGCTCAGCTCACGACCGCGCTCACCTCGAACCGGCGGCCCGGCCCGGCGGACGGCGCGGGTGAGCAACCCGCCCAGATCGACGAATTCCTTGCCCTGTCCCGGAAACAGCCGTTGTTGATCGCGGTGGACGACGCCCAGTGGGCCGATCCCGCGTCGCGGCGGTGGATCAGCTCCCTGATCCGGCGGCTGCACACCACGCCCGCCGTGCTGGTCTGCGCGGTCCGGGGCGACTCACCCGAACTCGGCGACGAACCCGGGGACGGGCCGTGGCCCGCCGACGGCAGCCAGGTGGTGCCGTCGCGCACGCTGAAACTGCGCCCGCTCAGCGAAACCGGCGTCCGCACGCTGATCGAGGCCGAGTGCCCCGGCCCGGTCGACGAGGAGTTCGTCGCGCACGCGCTGACCACCACCGGTGGCCTCCCGGCCGTGCTCAAGTCCGTGGCCGAACGGTTCGCGCTGCTGGGTTTGCGGGCCGGCGCCGACCAGCTGCCCGCCTTGTCGCTTCGCGCCTCCGAAGCCATGGGGCAGTATCTCGACGACCTCACCGGGGACCTTCCCGCGGACGCGCTCGCCCTCCTGCGCGCGATGGCCGTCGCCGGTGATGGCCTCGACTTCGAGCTCGTGCGGAAACTCGCCGCACCACGGGGCACGCCGACCGCCAGGTCGCTCGGGCTCTTGGTCAGCAACGGCCTCGCGTCCTCTTCGGACGGTCCACGCCCCGCCACCGCGCAGATCGCGGCGAAGGTGCTGGCGGGCCTGCCGGTGACCGTCCGCCGGGACCTCTACGCCCGCGCCGCGCACCTCGGGCACCACGCGGCGATCGCCGACCTCGAACTGGGCCGGCTCCTGCTCGACACTTCACCGATCGGCGAGCCGTGGGTGGTCGAGGTGCTGACGCGAGCGGTCGCTCGCAGCCGTCTCGAGGGCCGCGCGTCGGCCACCCCCGCGCTGCTCTACCGCGCGTTGCGCGAGCCGCTGGACCCACCCCAGCGGCGGGCCCTGCTGGTGGACCTCGCCGCGGCCGAACTCCGGGAGTCCCCGGACGGCAGCGACCGGCGGCTGCAACAGGTTCTGCTGTCCACCGACGGCGCGTCCGACGGCGCCCTGCTGGTCCCCGCCGCCGATCTGCTGTTCTCCCGCGGGGACGCGCCGACCTCCGGGCCGGTGATCGCGACCGTCTGCGCGCGGCCCGACCTCGACCCGGCGGCGCTGGCCCCGTTGATCGCGCTGGGCACACTGGCCGAAGAGGACAGTGCCGGCGAGGAGGCGTTCCCGGCCTACTCCCTGCCCGATCTGCCGGACCTGCCGACCGATCCGGCGCAGGCCGCGGTCGTCGCGTTCCAGCTCGCGTGCCGCGGCCGCGGGCGGGCCAGGGCCCGCGCGCTCGCCCGCGTCGGGCTGAGCCGGGACGGCGACCGGGAACGCCCGCTGAGCACGCGCGTGGCCGCATGCGTCGCCCTGATGTACGCCGACGACACGGCCGAAGCGCTGGCCGGGCTGGACCGGGTGCTCGCCGACGCCCGCCGGCGCGATGCCCGGGCGGCGGCCGCACAGGCGCTCGTCGCGCGGGCGGCGGTAGTCCGGCGGTGCGGCCGGCTGAACGAGGCGGCCGACGACCTGGTCGCCGCGCGGGCCCAGCTCCCGCTCAGCTGCTGGGCCCCGCGAGCGCTGACGGGTCTGCTCGGCCTCGAAATCGCGCTGAACCTCGACCGCGGCCAGCTCGACCTCGCCGCGCGCGCGGCCGCCGTGGAACTGCTCCCGGACGCCGAACACGGCATCGGCTGGTCCTATCTGCTGTGCGCGCGCGGAGCCGTGGACCTGGCTTCGGGCAAGCCGGAAGCCGCGTTGCGGGCATTCCAGGAATCCGGGCGGCTGCTCTCGACGCGGCAGTGGACGAACCCGGCCATCGCGAGCTGGCGCACCCTCGCCGCGATGGCCCACCGAGGCTGCGGCGCGATCACCCCCGCGCTCCGGCTGGTCAGCGAAGAACTTCGGCTGGCCAAGGAATGGGGCGCCCCGAGCACGCTGGGTTCGACCCACCTCGACGCCTGGCGGGCGATGAACGGCACCGAGGCCACGAACGACCTCGAGGAAGCCGTGCGGCTGCTGCGCGATTCCCCGGCCCGGCTGCGGTTCGCCGCCGCCGCGACCGACCTGGCCGCGGTCCGGATCGACGCCGGTCAGCTCGACGAAGCGGCCGCGCTGCTCCGCGAAGCCGAAAAGGTGGCTTCGCTGCACTGGGCGGACGACCTCCGGCTCGAAGTGGCTCGCCTGTCCGAGCTGCTCGCCTCGCGGCGGGCGACCCCGGCCGCCACCGCGCCCGTCTCACCGCACGGAACGCTTACCCAGTCCGAAGAAAACCTCGCCACACTGGCCGTCTCCGGCTGGTCCAACGCGGACATCGCGGACTCGCTCTCGGTCACCACCCGGACGGTCGAGCTGCGCCTGACCAAGATCTACCGCAAACTGGACGTCACCGGACGCGCCGGGCTGCGTGCGGCGCTCGAGCGCGAACCCGTGGAACGCTGAGCTTCCCTCCACGATTTCACCCGCGCGTACCGGCGAGCGCTGCGGAAACCCTGTCCAGGCCCGATAACACTAGTGATTTATCGGCGCCCCATGCGCTTGACTTCCTGTGACGGGCGGTGGCGCCGCCGACCGACCGGTCGATCGACAACCACCACCCCCGTCCTTAAGCTGGTGCACTGCCGTCGAATTCCGTGAGGAGTCTGGACCACGTGCTGCTCGAGCGGGAACCCGAAATCGAGTCGCTGACTGCTTCCCTGCGGGAGGCGCGGAGAGGCCGCGGTCAGCTGCTCGTGCTCGGCGGGCCCCTGGGGGCGGGCAAGTCGCACCTGCTCCACGCGATGCGGGAGCACGCGCTCGGCGAAGGCGTGCCCGCGCTGCAGGCCGGCTGCGCGCTGCCGGAACGCGATTTCGCGTACGGAATGGCGCACCAGCTCGTCGATTCCGCGCTGCTGCTCGGCCTTTCCGAGCCGAAGCCCCGGGCGTTCGCCGAAACGGCCGAAGAGCAGGTGCTGGAGAACCTGCACCAGCTGGTCCGCGAATCGAGCGGGCACACTCCGCTC includes the following:
- a CDS encoding DeoR/GlpR family DNA-binding transcription regulator, yielding MYAEERQQAILDRARARGRVDVAALADEFAVTSETIRRDLTILERHGVLRRVHGGAIPVERLGFEPAVAARESVMIEEKTRIAKAALRELPDEGTILLDAGTTTAKLADELPNDRELTVVTHSVNIALTLTARPNLTVMLVGGRLRSRTLATVDAWALHALSDTFVEVAFIATNGVSPERGLTTPDAAEAMIKRAAIASSRRCVLLADHTKVGTDHFTRFAELKDIDTFITDAGLDERMAAELGEAGPRIVTV
- a CDS encoding helix-turn-helix transcriptional regulator → MFRPFFDRSGMCLASLDARVRVVEANVDFFRQFGRSATEVCGQSFYDLLHPSVREKVEQQFARLTEGRRVRFAERMVAVRPGEPAFAGELTGIAVHGENGQVESIMVMVRPEKYEREPQVLTGRKKLLTAMDARILEGVASGVSTVQLAAMLYLSRGGVEYHVSTLLRKLKVSNRPALVSKAYSMGIFGVGSWPPRVLPDYVK
- a CDS encoding AAA family ATPase, with protein sequence MNLSPALLPNGGASAPAEALVERAGEEQIFRYALAALDSGQSSVFTLTGRPGTGRSALLRRTVALARAAGIRSLHVRCSRADAELPHSLIAQLTTALTSNRRPGPADGAGEQPAQIDEFLALSRKQPLLIAVDDAQWADPASRRWISSLIRRLHTTPAVLVCAVRGDSPELGDEPGDGPWPADGSQVVPSRTLKLRPLSETGVRTLIEAECPGPVDEEFVAHALTTTGGLPAVLKSVAERFALLGLRAGADQLPALSLRASEAMGQYLDDLTGDLPADALALLRAMAVAGDGLDFELVRKLAAPRGTPTARSLGLLVSNGLASSSDGPRPATAQIAAKVLAGLPVTVRRDLYARAAHLGHHAAIADLELGRLLLDTSPIGEPWVVEVLTRAVARSRLEGRASATPALLYRALREPLDPPQRRALLVDLAAAELRESPDGSDRRLQQVLLSTDGASDGALLVPAADLLFSRGDAPTSGPVIATVCARPDLDPAALAPLIALGTLAEEDSAGEEAFPAYSLPDLPDLPTDPAQAAVVAFQLACRGRGRARARALARVGLSRDGDRERPLSTRVAACVALMYADDTAEALAGLDRVLADARRRDARAAAAQALVARAAVVRRCGRLNEAADDLVAARAQLPLSCWAPRALTGLLGLEIALNLDRGQLDLAARAAAVELLPDAEHGIGWSYLLCARGAVDLASGKPEAALRAFQESGRLLSTRQWTNPAIASWRTLAAMAHRGCGAITPALRLVSEELRLAKEWGAPSTLGSTHLDAWRAMNGTEATNDLEEAVRLLRDSPARLRFAAAATDLAAVRIDAGQLDEAAALLREAEKVASLHWADDLRLEVARLSELLASRRATPAATAPVSPHGTLTQSEENLATLAVSGWSNADIADSLSVTTRTVELRLTKIYRKLDVTGRAGLRAALEREPVER